A single bacterium DNA region contains:
- a CDS encoding V-type ATP synthase subunit E yields MGYEELVRHLIRTAETRRDGILARAREEASRITEDARRKAEAVERETRESADRAAEREKLQRMNRVRQEANEVRLRARAAVADAVLARVEERLPLLLGEDRYPSIAERMYREILPELPAGNVTVRADGVLRAALESSAEAARIRFEPLPETEIGGVEGADEGGTFLVRNTLRSRFVKARPELLAELSRRLPGPDE; encoded by the coding sequence GTGGGGTACGAAGAGCTGGTCCGGCACCTGATCCGGACGGCCGAGACGCGGAGGGACGGGATCCTCGCCCGGGCCCGCGAAGAGGCGTCGAGGATCACGGAAGACGCCCGGCGGAAGGCGGAAGCCGTCGAGCGGGAAACCCGTGAATCGGCGGACAGGGCGGCGGAGCGGGAGAAGCTTCAGCGGATGAACCGCGTCCGGCAGGAAGCGAACGAAGTGCGGCTGCGGGCGCGCGCAGCGGTCGCGGACGCGGTGCTGGCCCGGGTGGAGGAACGCCTGCCGCTCCTCCTCGGGGAGGACCGTTACCCCTCCATCGCGGAGCGGATGTACCGGGAGATCCTCCCGGAGCTCCCGGCGGGGAACGTCACCGTGCGCGCGGACGGAGTCCTCCGCGCCGCGCTCGAGTCGTCGGCCGAAGCGGCGCGCATCCGGTTCGAACCGTTGCCGGAAACGGAGATCGGCGGGGTGGAGGGGGCGGACGAAGGCGGCACATTCCTTGTCCGGAACACGCTCCGGTCCCGCTTCGTGAAGGCCCGGCCCGAGTTGTTGGCCGAACTGTCGAGGAGGCTGCCCGGCCCCG
- a CDS encoding ATPase: MTTGLIALGAGLAIGLAALATGWAQARIGAAAVGALLEKPESLGTMIILLVIPETLVIFGFTIAILILTTLK; encoded by the coding sequence ATGACAACGGGGTTGATCGCACTCGGGGCAGGTCTGGCGATCGGATTGGCCGCTCTGGCGACCGGCTGGGCCCAGGCGCGGATCGGGGCGGCGGCGGTGGGCGCCCTCCTCGAAAAACCGGAATCGCTCGGGACGATGATCATCCTGCTGGTGATCCCCGAGACGCTCGTCATCTTCGGGTTCACCATCGCCATCCTCATCCTCACGACGCTGAAGTGA
- a CDS encoding V-type ATPase 116kDa subunit family protein: MIVPMARIRVLGPSSRLSAVIALFQEIGAIHIESAPPEIRRLQSDIPVIKRHVLDPAAQQTRLTLETAIEKVRQLLLVLPPLPEERDVGEIGDLVPDASGADPLKAVNVRLDTLSVRAASLAAEMKRHQDEQSLFARYDKVLKVLAPLIGMVRESRELECTGLILSAKEAAVATLLEDALSLLTDGRFEILYREVDKETLAALLIFPVEKAAEARSLLWEKNIGELRLPASVAEKPLPEALEIIARRQAELPAAIREIETKLAGMSLEWRGPLLGLRRWLGNRIERIRASASFYETRATFLFHGWVPESELPRVRKAIAEAFGDLVIVERLPIARSEKEGVPVVLRNHAVVRPFEIFTRVLPLPRYGTIDPTPLVAVFFPLFYGIIIGDIGYGLLLLAIARIVRWRYGRNPLVADATAVFSWAALSAVAWGFAYGELFGDLGERLGLRPLLFGRMGDFRKILLFAVGIGVVHVCLGIGLGIYTAIRRGKGSEAVSKAAGLALLAAVGAAIAGGAGWVPRAVFHIGLTGIPVSLLVMILSGGIGAAMEVHNLVNIFSYLRITGIGVASVSLAYTANRLVPLVGIPVLGILAGLTLHAINLAFCVLSPTIQAIRLHYVEFFENFFIGGGRAYHPFRTIS, encoded by the coding sequence ATGATCGTGCCGATGGCCAGGATCCGGGTCCTGGGTCCAAGCTCCCGGCTGTCGGCGGTGATCGCCCTGTTCCAGGAAATCGGCGCGATCCACATCGAGTCCGCCCCCCCCGAGATCCGCCGCCTCCAGTCCGACATCCCGGTCATCAAGCGTCACGTCCTCGATCCCGCCGCCCAGCAGACCCGCTTGACGCTGGAAACGGCGATCGAGAAAGTCCGGCAGCTTCTTCTCGTCCTCCCCCCCCTCCCGGAAGAGCGGGACGTCGGGGAGATCGGCGACCTCGTCCCGGACGCTTCCGGAGCGGACCCGCTCAAGGCCGTCAACGTCCGCCTGGACACCCTTTCGGTGCGCGCCGCATCCCTCGCCGCCGAGATGAAGCGGCACCAGGACGAACAGTCCCTCTTCGCCCGATACGACAAGGTCCTCAAGGTCCTCGCGCCGCTGATCGGTATGGTGCGGGAAAGCCGGGAACTGGAGTGCACGGGACTGATCCTCTCGGCGAAAGAGGCGGCCGTGGCGACCCTGCTGGAAGATGCGCTCTCCCTCCTGACGGACGGCCGGTTCGAGATCCTCTATCGCGAGGTGGACAAGGAGACGCTGGCCGCGCTGCTCATCTTCCCGGTGGAAAAGGCCGCGGAAGCGCGATCCCTCCTCTGGGAGAAAAACATCGGCGAGCTGCGCCTCCCCGCATCCGTGGCGGAAAAACCGCTCCCGGAGGCGCTCGAGATCATCGCGCGCAGGCAGGCCGAGCTTCCGGCGGCGATCCGGGAGATCGAGACAAAGCTCGCCGGGATGTCCCTGGAATGGCGCGGCCCGCTCCTCGGGCTTCGCCGCTGGCTCGGAAACCGGATCGAGCGGATCCGCGCGTCCGCTTCGTTCTACGAGACCCGCGCGACGTTCCTGTTCCACGGCTGGGTCCCGGAAAGCGAGCTGCCCCGGGTCCGGAAGGCGATCGCGGAAGCGTTCGGGGATCTCGTGATCGTCGAGCGGCTCCCGATCGCGAGGTCGGAGAAGGAAGGCGTCCCCGTCGTCCTGCGCAACCATGCCGTGGTCCGTCCCTTCGAGATCTTCACGCGGGTCCTTCCGCTCCCCCGGTACGGGACGATCGATCCCACCCCCCTCGTGGCGGTCTTCTTCCCCCTTTTCTACGGGATCATCATCGGGGACATCGGGTACGGACTCCTTCTCCTGGCGATCGCCCGTATCGTGAGGTGGCGCTACGGAAGGAACCCGCTCGTCGCGGACGCGACGGCCGTATTTTCCTGGGCGGCCCTTTCCGCCGTCGCCTGGGGATTCGCCTACGGAGAACTGTTCGGCGACCTGGGGGAGCGGCTGGGACTGCGTCCCCTCCTCTTCGGCCGGATGGGGGACTTCCGGAAGATCCTCCTCTTCGCCGTGGGAATCGGGGTTGTCCATGTCTGCCTCGGAATCGGCCTGGGCATCTACACCGCCATACGGCGCGGGAAGGGATCCGAGGCGGTCTCCAAGGCCGCGGGGCTCGCCCTCCTGGCGGCCGTCGGAGCGGCGATCGCGGGAGGCGCCGGCTGGGTGCCGCGGGCCGTTTTCCACATCGGGCTGACGGGGATTCCCGTCTCGCTGCTGGTGATGATCCTGAGCGGGGGCATCGGGGCGGCGATGGAGGTCCACAACCTGGTGAACATCTTCTCGTACCTTCGCATCACCGGAATCGGCGTGGCTTCCGTTTCCCTCGCCTACACGGCCAACCGGCTGGTGCCGCTGGTCGGGATCCCCGTGCTGGGGATCCTCGCAGGGTTGACGCTGCACGCGATCAACCTCGCGTTCTGCGTCCTCTCCCCCACCATCCAGGCCATTCGTCTCCACTACGTGGAGTTCTTCGAGAATTTCTTCATCGGAGGCGGTCGCGCCTACCATCCGTTTCGAACGATTTCATGA
- a CDS encoding hydrogenase small subunit: MGPEEGRRTGFGKWDAGGVSRREFLRTCAIAAASVGLPAWTVGEIAAAASAGGRPPVIWLHFQECTGCSETLLRASHPAVADLILDLISLDYHETLFAAAGKQAEEALQASVRKNAGKYVCVIEGSIPLAEASSYCRIGGRTAVEMAKEIGGKAGAVIAIGSCASWGGIPSADPNPTGAVGVSAVLEGKTVVSLPGCPPSPYNLLGTVLQYATYGTLPALDRLGRPAFAYARTIHEDCPRRPHFDAGRFVERFGDEGHRHGYCLYKTGCKGPRTHAPCSLRHFDDVVGAWPVGIGHPCFGCTEQSLAFRVPLHTTVEIDRPTPPDTFPPIRADHGGVSVAAVGVAGLTVGALVGAGAMAARKLGATKGEKEEGKEASDKEAK, translated from the coding sequence ATGGGACCGGAAGAAGGCCGCCGCACCGGATTCGGGAAGTGGGATGCGGGGGGAGTGAGCCGTCGGGAATTCCTTCGGACGTGCGCCATCGCGGCGGCGTCCGTCGGGCTTCCGGCCTGGACGGTCGGCGAGATCGCGGCGGCGGCCTCGGCCGGCGGGCGCCCGCCGGTCATCTGGCTCCACTTCCAGGAGTGCACGGGATGTTCCGAAACCCTCCTCCGCGCGTCCCACCCCGCCGTGGCGGACCTCATCCTCGACCTGATTTCCCTCGATTACCACGAGACCTTGTTCGCGGCGGCCGGGAAGCAGGCGGAGGAGGCGCTGCAGGCCTCCGTCCGGAAGAACGCCGGCAAGTACGTGTGCGTGATCGAAGGGTCGATCCCGCTTGCCGAGGCCAGCTCCTACTGCCGGATCGGCGGGCGGACGGCCGTGGAGATGGCGAAGGAGATCGGCGGGAAGGCGGGCGCGGTCATCGCGATCGGCTCCTGCGCTTCCTGGGGCGGCATCCCGTCGGCCGACCCGAACCCGACCGGGGCCGTGGGAGTCTCCGCGGTCCTCGAGGGGAAGACGGTCGTCTCCCTGCCGGGATGCCCCCCCAGTCCGTACAATCTCCTCGGAACGGTGCTTCAATACGCTACCTATGGGACCTTGCCCGCCCTCGACCGCCTGGGGCGTCCCGCCTTCGCGTATGCGCGCACCATCCACGAGGATTGCCCGCGCCGTCCGCACTTCGACGCCGGCCGGTTCGTCGAACGGTTCGGCGACGAAGGGCACCGGCACGGGTACTGCCTCTACAAGACGGGCTGCAAGGGGCCGAGGACCCACGCCCCCTGTTCCCTGCGGCATTTCGACGATGTCGTGGGGGCATGGCCGGTCGGGATCGGCCACCCCTGCTTCGGTTGCACCGAGCAGTCGCTGGCGTTTCGCGTGCCGCTGCACACGACCGTCGAGATCGACCGTCCGACCCCTCCCGACACCTTTCCCCCGATCCGTGCGGACCACGGCGGCGTAAGCGTGGCCGCCGTCGGCGTCGCCGGACTGACGGTCGGCGCCCTGGTCGGCGCGGGAGCGATGGCCGCCAGGAAGCTCGGCGCGACGAAGGGGGAGAAAGAGGAAGGAAAGGAAGCGAGCGACAAGGAGGCGAAGTGA
- the hybA gene encoding hydrogenase 2 operon protein HybA has protein sequence MSPTRRSVLKGIASAAALAATGSPEAFAGPLPKKTSPSDAVGLLYDATRCIGCQACVVKCKEANGMPPDTGTPRGAMYDAPDDLNSKTKNIIKLYKGEDGRTSFMKAQCMHCVDPACASVCMISALYKGPRGIVAYDPGKCVGCRYCQTACPFNVPKYEWNTAFPKIVKCEMCRHLVEKGGIPACAAACPREAVIFGGLETLRADAKGRLAGEPKRYFPKVYGETDGGGTQVLYLSAAGIPFEKLGLPDLGNESGPALSENLSHAVYQGFIAPIALYAVLGFAVYRSWRSQGLGKGGEE, from the coding sequence ATGTCCCCCACCCGTCGTTCCGTCCTCAAGGGAATCGCTTCCGCGGCCGCCCTGGCCGCGACGGGATCCCCCGAAGCCTTCGCCGGCCCCCTCCCGAAGAAGACCTCGCCGTCCGACGCCGTCGGCCTGCTGTACGACGCCACCCGATGCATCGGCTGCCAGGCGTGCGTGGTGAAGTGCAAGGAGGCCAACGGGATGCCGCCCGACACGGGCACGCCCCGAGGGGCCATGTACGACGCCCCGGACGACCTGAACTCGAAGACGAAGAACATCATCAAGCTGTACAAGGGCGAGGACGGGCGCACCTCCTTCATGAAGGCCCAGTGCATGCATTGCGTGGACCCGGCCTGCGCCTCGGTGTGCATGATCAGCGCCCTCTACAAGGGACCTCGCGGCATCGTGGCGTACGACCCGGGAAAGTGCGTCGGCTGCCGGTATTGCCAGACGGCGTGCCCGTTCAACGTGCCGAAGTACGAATGGAACACCGCCTTCCCCAAGATCGTGAAGTGCGAGATGTGCCGCCACCTGGTGGAGAAGGGGGGGATCCCCGCCTGCGCGGCGGCGTGTCCGCGCGAAGCGGTGATCTTCGGGGGGCTGGAAACGCTCCGGGCCGATGCGAAGGGCCGTCTTGCCGGGGAGCCGAAACGGTATTTCCCGAAGGTCTACGGGGAGACCGACGGGGGAGGGACCCAGGTTCTCTACCTGTCCGCCGCCGGGATCCCGTTCGAAAAACTCGGCCTGCCGGACCTGGGCAACGAATCCGGTCCCGCGCTGTCCGAAAACCTGTCGCACGCCGTGTACCAGGGCTTCATCGCGCCGATCGCCCTCTACGCCGTCCTCGGATTCGCGGTCTACCGGTCCTGGCGCAGCCAGGGACTGGGGAAGGGGGGTGAAGAATGA
- the hybB gene encoding Ni/Fe-hydrogenase cytochrome b subunit, whose product MSHKHEAAAVGGPILTRTFIACLAVFALSIAVLAWRFVVGLGPTTGMNDGYPWGIWIAFDVVTGTALACGGFSVAILCYAFNEGKYHPLIRPAVLTSALGYSLAGASVIVDLGRYWNVWKIPLIWNWNRNSVLLEVAVCIMTYVVVLWIELSPAFVEVWEKQEKYPLLCRAARRVHGWLNRYLVAILALGILLPTMHQSSLGSLMLVMTSKLHKLWHTPLLPFLFLATAVLMGYAAVIFESALADEVFDRPRETKILASMSSVMVGVLFVFLGARVIDLALRGRLGLVARLDFYSGMFLLEMALFLAAAILLLSRKRRDNPGVELISAILMMLGGSLYRFDTFLVGFLPGPGWSYFPTIPEMTVTIGFVAFEVLAYLFIVKTFPILHTGVPSHALGMAAAKPSD is encoded by the coding sequence ATGAGCCACAAACACGAAGCGGCGGCCGTCGGCGGCCCCATCCTCACCCGGACCTTCATCGCCTGTCTCGCGGTCTTCGCCCTGTCGATCGCCGTGCTGGCGTGGCGCTTCGTGGTCGGCCTCGGACCCACGACCGGGATGAACGACGGGTACCCGTGGGGGATCTGGATCGCCTTCGACGTGGTGACCGGAACCGCCCTGGCGTGCGGGGGGTTCTCGGTCGCGATCCTCTGCTACGCCTTCAACGAGGGAAAGTACCACCCCCTCATCCGGCCCGCCGTCCTGACCAGCGCGCTGGGGTACTCCCTGGCCGGCGCTTCCGTCATCGTCGACCTGGGACGGTACTGGAACGTCTGGAAGATCCCCCTGATCTGGAACTGGAACCGGAACTCCGTCCTCCTCGAGGTCGCCGTGTGCATCATGACCTACGTGGTCGTCCTCTGGATCGAGTTGTCCCCGGCGTTCGTCGAGGTCTGGGAGAAACAGGAAAAGTATCCGCTCCTCTGCCGGGCGGCGCGCCGCGTCCACGGATGGCTCAACCGGTACCTGGTCGCGATCCTCGCCCTGGGGATCCTCCTCCCCACGATGCACCAGTCGTCCCTGGGATCCCTCATGCTGGTCATGACGAGCAAGCTCCACAAGCTCTGGCATACGCCGCTCCTCCCGTTCCTCTTCCTGGCGACGGCGGTCCTCATGGGCTATGCGGCGGTCATCTTCGAATCGGCGCTGGCGGACGAAGTGTTCGACCGGCCGCGGGAGACGAAGATCCTCGCGTCCATGTCCTCGGTCATGGTCGGCGTCCTGTTCGTCTTCCTCGGCGCGCGGGTGATCGACCTGGCCCTTCGGGGCAGGCTGGGGCTCGTGGCACGGCTGGACTTCTACAGCGGGATGTTCCTCCTGGAGATGGCGCTGTTCCTCGCGGCGGCCATCCTGCTGCTTTCCCGGAAGCGAAGGGACAACCCGGGGGTCGAGCTGATCTCCGCGATCCTGATGATGCTCGGCGGGTCGCTGTACCGTTTCGACACGTTCCTGGTCGGGTTCCTGCCCGGCCCCGGCTGGTCCTACTTCCCGACCATCCCGGAGATGACGGTCACCATCGGCTTCGTCGCCTTCGAGGTCCTGGCGTATCTCTTCATCGTCAAGACGTTCCCGATTCTCCACACCGGCGTTCCGTCCCATGCCCTCGGCATGGCGGCGGCGAAACCATCCGATTAG
- a CDS encoding nickel-dependent hydrogenase large subunit, with amino-acid sequence MSQRITIDPVTRIEGHLRIDVEVDGGVVKDAWSSGTMWRGIEVILKGRDPREAWIFTQRICGVCTTVHAIASVRAVENALGLEVPLNARYIRNLMVVAHSLHDHIVHFYQLSALDWVDVTSALKGDPARAASIAEGLSPWPGNSRKRMESVKTRVSEFVKGGQLGIFANGYWGHPAMKLPPEINLIALSHYLQALDVQRKANQAVAILGGKTPHIQNLAVGGVANAINLDDPATLNMEKLYMVKDLLAEVTAFVQQVYLPDVCVIGAKYAEWLKYGAGVTNYLAVPDLPLDTKGTKFDFPGGTIFDGNLETYKPISSFQDPYFKENVAESIARSYYDGEWEKHPWEEETVPKVAGFDPSGKYSWSKSPRFQGRPMQVGPLAQVLMGYAAGHEPTMRWGNRALEMASGAAGAKIGPSALHSTLGRHAARAIRCAVLGELGMRQWQLLAANIGKGDVSVFNPPVFPKYEQRGFGFHEAPRGTLSHWIVMKDGKILNYQAVVPSTWNAGPRDGKGHKGPYEASLMGNPVSDPGRPLEVLRTIHSFDPCLACAIHMVKSKGGEVVGNIRI; translated from the coding sequence ATGAGCCAGCGGATCACGATCGACCCGGTAACGCGGATCGAGGGACATCTGCGGATCGACGTCGAGGTCGACGGCGGCGTGGTGAAGGACGCCTGGTCGTCCGGGACGATGTGGCGGGGGATCGAGGTCATCCTGAAGGGGAGGGACCCCCGGGAGGCGTGGATCTTCACGCAGAGGATCTGCGGGGTCTGCACGACCGTCCACGCCATCGCATCCGTCCGCGCCGTGGAGAACGCGCTCGGGCTGGAGGTTCCCCTGAACGCCCGGTACATCCGGAACCTCATGGTCGTCGCCCACTCCCTGCACGACCACATCGTCCATTTCTACCAGCTCTCCGCCCTCGACTGGGTCGACGTCACGTCCGCCCTCAAGGGCGACCCGGCCCGGGCCGCCTCCATCGCCGAGGGGCTCTCGCCGTGGCCGGGAAACAGCCGGAAGCGGATGGAGTCGGTGAAAACGAGGGTATCGGAGTTCGTCAAGGGCGGCCAGCTCGGGATCTTCGCCAACGGCTACTGGGGACACCCCGCGATGAAGCTTCCGCCGGAGATCAACCTGATCGCCTTGTCCCACTACCTCCAGGCGCTCGACGTCCAGAGGAAGGCGAACCAGGCGGTCGCGATCCTCGGAGGCAAGACCCCGCACATCCAGAACCTGGCGGTGGGGGGCGTGGCGAACGCGATCAACCTGGACGACCCGGCGACCCTGAACATGGAGAAGCTGTACATGGTCAAGGACCTCCTGGCGGAGGTCACGGCGTTCGTCCAGCAGGTCTACCTGCCGGACGTGTGCGTCATCGGCGCGAAATACGCGGAGTGGCTCAAGTACGGCGCGGGGGTCACCAACTATCTCGCGGTGCCGGATCTCCCCCTCGACACGAAGGGGACGAAGTTCGACTTCCCCGGGGGGACGATCTTCGATGGGAATCTCGAGACGTACAAGCCGATCTCGTCCTTCCAGGATCCGTATTTCAAGGAGAACGTAGCCGAGAGCATCGCCCGGTCCTACTACGACGGGGAGTGGGAGAAGCATCCGTGGGAGGAGGAGACGGTCCCGAAGGTGGCCGGGTTTGACCCCTCGGGGAAGTACTCGTGGTCGAAGTCCCCGCGGTTCCAGGGGCGTCCGATGCAGGTGGGTCCCCTCGCCCAGGTCCTCATGGGGTACGCCGCCGGCCACGAGCCGACGATGCGCTGGGGAAACCGCGCCCTCGAGATGGCCTCCGGCGCCGCCGGCGCGAAGATCGGGCCGTCCGCCCTCCACTCCACCCTCGGCCGGCACGCTGCGCGGGCGATCCGCTGCGCGGTGCTGGGGGAGCTGGGGATGCGGCAATGGCAGTTGCTGGCGGCGAACATCGGGAAGGGGGACGTCTCCGTATTCAACCCGCCGGTCTTCCCCAAATACGAGCAGAGAGGGTTCGGCTTTCACGAGGCCCCCCGCGGGACGCTTTCCCACTGGATCGTGATGAAGGACGGGAAGATCCTCAACTATCAGGCGGTCGTTCCCTCCACGTGGAACGCCGGCCCCCGGGACGGCAAGGGACACAAGGGGCCGTACGAGGCCTCCCTCATGGGGAACCCGGTCTCGGACCCCGGACGTCCCCTGGAAGTGCTCCGGACCATCCACTCCTTCGATCCATGCCTGGCGTGCGCCATCCACATGGTGAAGTCGAAGGGGGGAGAGGTTGTCGGGAATATCAGGATCTGA
- a CDS encoding DMT family protein — translation MRTVVLLFCSNVFMTFAWYGHLKTLQSKPLYVAILVSWGIAFFEYVLMVPANRIGVQSFTIPQLKVMQETITMIVFAGFAVIFLEVPLKLDYLWASLCLVGAAYFMFRTV, via the coding sequence TTGCGCACCGTCGTTCTCCTTTTCTGCTCCAACGTCTTCATGACCTTCGCCTGGTACGGCCACCTGAAGACCCTCCAGTCGAAGCCGCTCTACGTCGCGATCCTGGTGAGCTGGGGGATCGCCTTCTTCGAGTACGTCCTGATGGTGCCGGCGAACCGGATCGGGGTGCAGAGCTTCACCATCCCCCAGCTCAAGGTGATGCAGGAAACGATCACGATGATCGTCTTCGCGGGATTCGCCGTTATTTTCCTGGAAGTTCCCCTGAAGCTCGACTACCTGTGGGCGTCCCTGTGCCTGGTGGGGGCCGCCTATTTCATGTTCCGGACCGTCTGA